One part of the Arthrobacter sp. B1I2 genome encodes these proteins:
- a CDS encoding glycoside hydrolase family 3 C-terminal domain-containing protein: MTADISLLTLKQKASLLSGKDFWTTKSIDEAGIPSIVLTDGPHGIRRQDAESDHLGINDSLPSTCFPPAVAVGSSWDSGVAAKVGAAVGREALAFGVSVVLGPGVNIKRSPLCGRNFEYYSEDPLLSGVLGSAHVTALQETGPGASLKHFAANNQETERMRISADVDERTLREIYFPAFERIVTEARPATVMCSYNKVNGVYASHNKWLLTDVLRDDWGFDGAVVSDWGAVSDRVAGVAAGMDLEMPGSGGGTDQQIVDAVRDGRLTEDQVDDAVRRVLALTNLPGGEATNKVPVDQHHTLAREVAAESIVLLKNQAVLPLGGGQRIAVIGPFAVSPRFQGGGSSHINATRTDSALNELTALAMDHNGTIDFAPGFSLEEPDAAILQDEAVDLARTADVAVIFAGLSEREESEGFDRTGLELPANQVELIRAVAAAAPKTVVVLSNGGVVSLEGWHDDVDAIVEGWLLGQASGGALADVLFGIVNPSGRLAETIPLRLEDNPSWLNFPGEQGHVRYSEGVFVGYRYYTTAGVKVRYPFGHGLSYTTFDTSGLDVETLSDDSVTVHVTVTNTGDRPGKHVVQVYVATTAGPVRRPLRELRAFTKISLAPGESKQVALTLDRRAFAYWDIELGRWVVPAGTYTVQLCSDASTVVAEQDITLAGDSIIRELTLDSTVGDWFAHPTVGPALMAGLSASMTEEQAQQAQENPAQLKMVESMPMQQFLAFTNGAFPPEALQSLMELSRKEPAA, from the coding sequence ATGACCGCCGACATTTCCTTGCTGACTCTCAAACAGAAGGCGTCCCTGCTGTCCGGAAAAGACTTCTGGACGACCAAGAGCATCGATGAGGCCGGCATACCGTCGATCGTCCTGACCGACGGCCCCCACGGGATCCGCCGGCAGGACGCCGAGTCCGACCACCTGGGCATCAACGACAGCCTGCCGTCCACCTGCTTTCCGCCCGCCGTTGCAGTGGGCTCGAGCTGGGATTCGGGCGTGGCCGCCAAGGTGGGTGCCGCCGTCGGCCGTGAAGCCCTCGCTTTCGGCGTGTCCGTCGTCCTGGGGCCGGGCGTGAACATCAAGCGGTCCCCGCTGTGCGGGCGGAACTTCGAGTACTACTCCGAGGACCCCCTGCTCTCCGGCGTGCTCGGATCCGCCCACGTCACCGCCCTCCAGGAAACCGGCCCCGGTGCCTCCCTCAAGCATTTTGCAGCCAACAACCAGGAAACGGAACGGATGCGTATCAGCGCAGACGTGGATGAACGCACCCTGCGCGAAATCTACTTCCCCGCCTTCGAACGCATCGTCACCGAAGCCCGACCCGCCACCGTTATGTGCTCCTACAACAAGGTCAACGGCGTCTACGCCTCCCACAACAAGTGGCTGCTGACCGATGTCCTGCGCGATGACTGGGGCTTCGACGGCGCCGTCGTGTCCGACTGGGGCGCGGTCAGTGACCGCGTCGCAGGCGTCGCCGCCGGGATGGACCTCGAAATGCCAGGCAGCGGCGGAGGCACCGACCAGCAGATCGTCGACGCCGTCCGCGACGGCCGGCTCACCGAAGACCAAGTCGACGACGCCGTACGCCGCGTCCTCGCACTGACCAACCTTCCCGGCGGGGAAGCCACGAACAAGGTGCCAGTTGACCAGCACCACACCCTGGCCCGCGAAGTCGCAGCAGAATCGATCGTGCTGCTGAAAAACCAGGCAGTCCTGCCGCTGGGCGGAGGACAACGCATCGCCGTCATCGGCCCCTTCGCCGTGTCCCCCCGCTTCCAGGGCGGCGGAAGTTCCCACATCAACGCCACCCGGACTGACTCGGCACTAAATGAACTCACGGCCCTCGCAATGGACCACAACGGGACAATCGATTTCGCACCCGGTTTCTCCCTTGAAGAACCGGACGCCGCGATCCTGCAGGATGAAGCTGTAGACCTTGCCCGGACTGCCGACGTCGCCGTGATCTTCGCCGGGCTCAGCGAACGTGAAGAGTCCGAGGGCTTCGACCGGACCGGTCTTGAACTGCCAGCCAACCAGGTCGAACTGATCCGGGCCGTTGCCGCGGCAGCACCGAAAACTGTGGTCGTGCTGTCCAACGGAGGCGTCGTCTCCCTCGAAGGATGGCACGATGACGTCGACGCCATCGTTGAGGGCTGGCTGCTGGGGCAAGCCAGCGGCGGGGCACTCGCCGACGTCCTCTTCGGTATCGTCAACCCCTCCGGGCGGCTTGCCGAAACCATCCCGCTGCGCCTGGAAGACAACCCAAGCTGGCTGAACTTCCCCGGAGAACAGGGACACGTCCGCTACAGCGAAGGAGTCTTCGTCGGCTACCGCTACTACACCACCGCCGGCGTAAAAGTCCGCTACCCGTTCGGGCACGGACTCTCCTACACGACCTTCGACACCTCCGGCTTGGACGTCGAGACGCTTTCCGACGACAGTGTCACCGTCCACGTGACCGTCACCAACACCGGGGACCGGCCCGGCAAGCACGTCGTCCAGGTCTACGTCGCCACAACGGCCGGCCCGGTCCGTCGGCCCCTCCGGGAACTGCGTGCCTTCACCAAAATCAGCCTTGCACCAGGTGAAAGCAAGCAGGTCGCACTGACCCTGGACCGCCGGGCTTTCGCCTACTGGGACATCGAACTGGGCCGCTGGGTGGTACCGGCAGGAACGTACACCGTACAGCTCTGCTCCGACGCCTCCACCGTTGTGGCCGAACAGGACATCACCCTTGCAGGGGACAGCATTATCCGAGAACTGACCCTAGACTCCACCGTCGGGGACTGGTTCGCCCACCCCACCGTCGGCCCGGCACTCATGGCCGGCCTCAGCGCGTCTATGACCGAAGAGCAAGCCCAACAGGCCCAAGAGAACCCAGCCCAACTCAAAATGGTTGAGTCCATGCCCATGCAGCAGTTCCTGGCCTTCACCAACGGAGCCTTCCCACCGGAAGCCCTGCAGTCATTGATGGAGCTCAGCCGGAAGGAACCCGCAGCCTGA
- a CDS encoding glycoside hydrolase family 78 protein → MPRNWTGQFITPTTCHGQENDPAVYFRREFDVPELPVRATLHITALGLVEPHLNGAAVGDEVLAPGWTSYKHRLAVSTHDVTEVITLGANALGAIVGQGWAMGRLGWEDKRHHYTDRPALFLELVLEYAHRTETVTSDGSFRAGTGGVRANSLYDGEDFDARLESDGWDQPGFDDSTWNPVEVFDWPLEALFEATADPIRRIEEIAPVEILTTPSGKTVVDFGQIISGWVRLTVQGATGTVVTLRHAEVMTHGEIDVETLRTAKATDRYTLRGGKPETWEPKFTFHGFRYVEIDGWPGTPDNDSLRAIVVHSDMRRAGWLETSNPLLNQLHANAVWSMRDNFVGVPTDCPQRDERLGWTGDLNAFAPTAAFLYDVRAVLGSWLEDLAAEQAEKGFVPWVVPDVLSTPSSPTALWSDVAVSLPWALYREYGDETILANAYDSMTAFIRQVAGLLDENGLWSSGFQYGDWLDPDAPMDNPAGGKTDRHLVASAYLCRTTREMADTARILGRAADAEEFTALAARVREAFLNEYVTRNGRLVDQTATAYALAITFGILDTEQQKVAGKVLAATVAKSGYRISTGFAGTPLVTDALSMTGHLDEAYLLLLETGCPSFLYPITMGATTIWERWDSIRPDGTINPSGMTSLNHYALGAVVDWMHRTIGGLSALEPGYRHMRIAPQPGGGLTRATLRHDTVHGEVRISWSITDRTVSLEATIPAGTTAEVTLPLHPDSQTVHISGGTHEWSYDLGEDAAADTVFTLDSTLGQIAGNARAWRAFTDAFASHFPGVPLDGRAPEAAVMSVRTMLDYVPGASDELKNDLTSALTSASQGTHV, encoded by the coding sequence ATGCCCCGCAACTGGACCGGCCAGTTCATCACCCCCACCACCTGCCACGGCCAGGAGAACGACCCAGCCGTCTACTTCCGCCGCGAATTCGACGTTCCCGAACTCCCTGTACGCGCCACCCTGCACATCACCGCACTGGGACTTGTCGAACCCCACCTGAACGGGGCAGCAGTGGGCGATGAAGTCCTCGCTCCCGGCTGGACCTCATACAAGCACCGCCTGGCCGTCAGCACCCACGACGTCACAGAAGTGATCACCCTGGGAGCGAACGCCCTCGGCGCCATTGTGGGTCAGGGATGGGCTATGGGCCGGCTGGGCTGGGAGGACAAGCGGCACCACTACACTGATCGCCCGGCGCTCTTCCTGGAATTGGTCCTGGAGTATGCCCACCGGACTGAAACAGTCACGAGCGACGGCTCCTTCCGGGCAGGCACCGGGGGCGTTCGGGCCAACAGTCTTTACGACGGGGAAGACTTCGACGCCCGGCTCGAATCCGACGGCTGGGACCAGCCCGGGTTCGACGACTCGACCTGGAATCCAGTTGAGGTCTTTGACTGGCCCCTTGAGGCGCTGTTCGAAGCCACGGCCGATCCGATCCGCCGGATCGAGGAAATCGCCCCGGTGGAGATCCTCACCACCCCCAGCGGCAAGACCGTAGTGGACTTCGGACAGATCATCTCCGGCTGGGTGCGCCTGACGGTCCAGGGCGCGACCGGTACCGTGGTCACGCTCCGGCACGCCGAAGTGATGACCCACGGCGAGATCGATGTCGAAACCCTGCGCACCGCAAAGGCGACCGACAGGTACACGCTCCGCGGAGGGAAGCCCGAAACCTGGGAGCCGAAGTTCACCTTCCACGGCTTCCGTTACGTCGAGATCGACGGCTGGCCCGGCACCCCCGACAATGATTCGCTGCGGGCGATCGTGGTGCACTCGGACATGCGCCGCGCCGGCTGGCTGGAAACCTCAAACCCGCTGCTGAACCAGCTGCACGCCAACGCGGTCTGGTCCATGCGGGACAACTTCGTCGGCGTTCCCACGGACTGCCCGCAGCGCGACGAACGCCTGGGCTGGACCGGTGACCTGAACGCCTTCGCCCCCACAGCAGCGTTCCTCTACGACGTACGCGCCGTACTGGGATCCTGGCTGGAGGACCTCGCCGCGGAACAGGCGGAAAAGGGCTTCGTGCCGTGGGTGGTTCCCGACGTCCTGTCCACCCCGTCCTCCCCCACAGCACTGTGGAGCGATGTCGCGGTCAGCCTGCCCTGGGCCCTCTACCGCGAATACGGTGACGAGACCATCCTCGCCAACGCCTATGACTCCATGACAGCCTTCATCCGCCAGGTCGCAGGCCTGCTGGACGAGAACGGATTGTGGAGCAGCGGCTTCCAATATGGTGACTGGCTGGACCCGGACGCCCCCATGGACAACCCGGCAGGCGGGAAAACCGACAGGCACCTCGTCGCCTCGGCCTACCTGTGCCGCACCACCCGCGAAATGGCCGATACCGCCAGGATCCTAGGCCGGGCAGCGGACGCCGAAGAATTTACGGCCCTCGCGGCACGTGTCAGGGAGGCGTTCCTCAACGAATACGTCACCAGGAACGGACGCTTGGTCGACCAAACCGCCACCGCATATGCCCTGGCGATCACATTCGGAATCCTTGACACCGAACAGCAGAAGGTCGCAGGAAAAGTCCTCGCCGCCACCGTGGCCAAATCCGGCTACCGGATCTCCACCGGGTTCGCCGGCACTCCCCTGGTCACCGACGCGCTCTCCATGACCGGCCACCTCGACGAGGCCTACCTCCTCCTGCTCGAAACCGGCTGCCCGTCGTTCCTGTATCCCATCACCATGGGAGCGACGACCATCTGGGAACGCTGGGACTCCATCCGGCCCGACGGGACCATCAACCCGTCAGGAATGACCTCCCTGAACCACTACGCCCTCGGCGCAGTCGTGGACTGGATGCACCGCACCATCGGCGGGCTCAGCGCGCTCGAGCCCGGCTACCGGCACATGCGCATCGCACCCCAACCCGGCGGCGGACTGACCCGCGCGACGCTGCGCCACGACACCGTCCACGGCGAAGTACGTATCTCCTGGTCCATCACGGACCGAACCGTGTCCCTCGAAGCCACCATCCCGGCCGGAACCACCGCAGAGGTCACGCTCCCGCTGCACCCTGACTCCCAGACAGTCCACATCAGCGGCGGCACCCACGAATGGTCCTACGACCTGGGAGAAGACGCAGCCGCCGATACTGTCTTCACCCTGGATTCAACCCTTGGCCAGATCGCCGGCAACGCCCGGGCCTGGCGCGCTTTCACCGACGCCTTCGCCAGCCACTTCCCGGGAGTGCCCCTGGACGGCCGCGCACCTGAGGCGGCCGTCATGTCCGTCCGCACGATGCTGGACTACGTCCCCGGCGCCTCCGACGAGCTCAAAAACGACCTCACTTCCGCACTCACCTCCGCTTCCCAAGGAACCCACGTATGA
- a CDS encoding MFS transporter, whose protein sequence is MNSPIGNTAHSDAPLPHPLPQLDVFPESPEAAATPSAERLTPVGKKYIWLMVLAQFGVFVAFITPLAISLAIRLSQLAPGREEYLGYITGAGAFAVMLTAPFLGVASDRTRTRLGRRRPFMIGGTILGVISLVVMAVAPNVLVLGAGWILAQLGWGQVLSNLQISTADRLPESQRGKVAGLTGFATQVAPVVGVVLAGSFTTNNLLLFLVPGAIGVLLTLLFVLLVHEKDSRGNTFEEKLNLGGLLRKYLYNPKQYPDFSWNWLGRFLFYFGLTLNTTFTAFFFASRLGVSVTEVAGIIAILSMAGILATTAGAIGGGFISDKLRRRRAFIFGSGIIFGAGAIVMAFATDMPMLVVGSLLGSLGIGAFSAVDQALLLDVLPERDTDAGRFMGITGFATSIPQSIAPLIAPLFLAVGVSASGEKNYLLLYVIAAACTILGGLVVLRIRSVR, encoded by the coding sequence ATGAATTCTCCAATAGGCAACACCGCGCATTCCGACGCACCTTTGCCTCACCCTCTCCCCCAGCTGGATGTCTTCCCGGAGTCCCCTGAGGCTGCAGCGACACCATCGGCAGAGCGGTTAACTCCCGTTGGCAAGAAATACATCTGGTTGATGGTGCTCGCCCAGTTCGGCGTGTTCGTCGCCTTCATCACGCCATTGGCCATTTCCCTGGCCATCCGGCTGAGCCAGCTGGCACCGGGACGGGAGGAATACCTCGGCTACATCACCGGTGCAGGTGCTTTCGCCGTCATGCTCACCGCCCCATTCTTGGGGGTAGCAAGTGACCGGACCCGTACCCGGCTCGGCCGCCGCCGCCCCTTCATGATCGGCGGCACGATCCTCGGAGTCATCTCCCTGGTTGTCATGGCCGTTGCCCCCAACGTACTTGTATTGGGAGCAGGATGGATCCTCGCCCAGCTTGGCTGGGGCCAGGTACTGAGCAACCTGCAGATTTCCACTGCTGACCGCCTGCCGGAGAGCCAACGCGGCAAGGTTGCCGGCCTTACCGGCTTTGCCACCCAGGTGGCACCCGTCGTCGGCGTGGTCCTCGCCGGCAGCTTCACCACCAACAACCTGCTGCTCTTCCTTGTTCCCGGAGCCATCGGCGTACTCTTGACCCTCCTGTTCGTTCTCCTGGTGCACGAAAAGGACAGCCGGGGCAACACCTTCGAGGAAAAGCTCAACCTGGGCGGTTTGCTCCGGAAATATCTTTACAACCCGAAGCAGTACCCCGACTTCTCCTGGAACTGGCTGGGGCGCTTCCTGTTCTACTTTGGCCTGACCCTGAACACCACGTTCACCGCGTTCTTCTTCGCTTCACGCCTCGGGGTCAGCGTCACCGAGGTGGCGGGCATCATCGCCATTCTCTCCATGGCCGGGATCCTCGCCACGACCGCCGGTGCCATCGGCGGCGGCTTCATCTCGGACAAACTGCGGCGCAGGCGCGCCTTTATCTTCGGTTCCGGCATCATCTTTGGCGCCGGCGCGATTGTCATGGCGTTCGCCACCGACATGCCAATGCTCGTGGTCGGCTCCCTCCTTGGATCCCTTGGAATCGGCGCGTTCTCCGCAGTGGACCAGGCCCTTCTCCTGGACGTCCTTCCCGAACGGGATACGGACGCGGGACGATTCATGGGCATCACAGGGTTTGCCACCTCCATCCCCCAGTCGATCGCGCCGCTTATCGCCCCGCTGTTCCTCGCTGTCGGGGTGAGCGCCTCAGGGGAAAAGAACTACCTCCTGCTGTACGTCATAGCCGCCGCGTGCACGATCCTAGGCGGCCTGGTCGTCCTCCGTATCCGCTCCGTCCGCTAA
- a CDS encoding LacI family DNA-binding transcriptional regulator, translated as MTAADVARSLGISRATVGFVLNNTRGQTISEGTRQRVFAEAERLGYRPHSAAQALARGRSKIILLALPDWPVEHTLGQHIAEASRVLEEAGYSLVTYTLHESETVRPLWEVLDPDVVMGLLPFSERDLTSMRASGISAIIPDPSSEPASWETGPSIIAGPELQVQHLAGLGHRRVAFAAPDDARLARIIEARFAVVKDCAAKLGLTAPGHRYISLHDSSAQLALKEWLAAGITGVVAYNDETAAAVVAAAIRENVAVPGDLAVVGHDDNPWAELFVPSLSSIRFDIEGLGRQIAMNALAAVDGRVTPAEDPTPIATLVRREST; from the coding sequence GTGACAGCGGCGGATGTGGCGAGGTCGTTGGGCATTTCCAGGGCGACGGTGGGCTTTGTCCTCAACAACACGCGGGGCCAGACAATCTCTGAGGGAACGCGGCAGCGGGTCTTTGCTGAGGCGGAGCGCCTTGGCTACCGGCCGCATAGTGCGGCCCAGGCCCTCGCGCGGGGGCGCAGCAAAATTATCCTGCTGGCGCTGCCCGACTGGCCGGTCGAGCACACTTTGGGCCAGCATATTGCAGAAGCTTCCAGAGTCCTGGAGGAGGCCGGCTATTCCCTGGTGACGTATACGCTGCACGAGAGCGAAACAGTCAGGCCTCTCTGGGAAGTCCTTGACCCCGACGTGGTGATGGGCCTGCTCCCGTTTTCCGAACGCGATCTCACCTCGATGCGGGCCAGCGGTATCTCCGCGATCATTCCCGACCCGTCGTCCGAGCCGGCATCGTGGGAAACGGGGCCGAGTATCATCGCGGGGCCCGAGCTTCAAGTGCAGCACCTTGCCGGTTTGGGGCATCGCAGGGTCGCCTTCGCGGCCCCGGATGATGCCCGCCTGGCACGCATCATCGAAGCCCGGTTCGCGGTAGTCAAGGACTGCGCGGCAAAGCTGGGCCTGACAGCACCGGGCCACCGCTACATCAGTTTGCATGATTCATCGGCGCAGCTGGCCCTCAAAGAGTGGCTGGCAGCCGGCATTACCGGCGTGGTTGCCTATAACGACGAAACTGCCGCAGCCGTCGTCGCCGCCGCCATCCGGGAGAACGTCGCCGTGCCGGGCGATCTGGCCGTCGTCGGCCATGATGACAATCCCTGGGCCGAGCTCTTCGTCCCTAGCCTCTCCAGCATAAGGTTCGACATAGAAGGGTTGGGCCGTCAAATCGCCATGAATGCCCTGGCTGCCGTCGACGGACGGGTCACACCCGCCGAGGACCCCACACCCATTGCCACCCTCGTTCGACGCGAATCCACCTGA
- a CDS encoding glycoside hydrolase family 3 N-terminal domain-containing protein, which produces MTDIPALVQRLDLEEKIAQLHGITIFDLLDTNPNAEAATTMTRFDLSRITQLRPHGVGHVSLTWLLNPSFGGLKQDLAELQEHARQTSPFGIGALIHGEGVNGFLHAQGFQFPTAWAQATTWEPELVGQVGSMVGGQMRAAGVHLAFAPVLDVARDPRWGRVHETYGEDPELIAQIGTAYIRGVQGQHNDSGVLCAAKHFVGYGASEGALNQAMASLGRRTIADVYAEPFRRAITEAGLSLVMNSYNEIDGTPSVADSWLLTDFLRGQLGFSGLVVSDYDAVSMLLKTYHTAATAGQAAAQALTAGLDVELPGNETFGSLRDEIASGRLAEHVLDTAVERVLTLKARLGLIPDMTPRPKLQPARDPQPKDAAALTRTIADKSIVLLDNDGTLPLNPARRIAVVGELADEIRINFGAYTAVANEEQPLGIMQIMSGKVRGIDPANAIFTDLFQTRLPGIEPVFEARAREIHPETPTIIDAIRKASPGAGYHPVGSVHQDAAPINEDELALSLEDVDTVVAVVGERTGWVGNHTAGEGRTSALVSLPGNQEQLIQALSRLGKKVVTIVITGRPLLLEAVVTSSAATIIAPLLGEHAGPALADVVFGNTNPSGKLPSSFPRHLGQLPLYHGHKYGSGYDHPTGTRHGYTDLPENSPLFAFGHGLSYTTFETTLEEVTARADELTVRATVHNTGATSGDTVLQVYARDEAAVIVRPVRQLVAFQRVSLAAGEQQTLKFAVPLTRLAYSISEDHRMLEAGDLTVMVGFASDDVRAEKTIQNAQVVAG; this is translated from the coding sequence ATGACTGATATTCCCGCACTGGTCCAGCGCCTCGACCTGGAAGAGAAAATCGCCCAGCTCCACGGCATCACCATTTTCGATCTCTTAGACACAAACCCCAACGCAGAAGCGGCTACCACCATGACCCGCTTTGATCTGTCCAGGATCACCCAACTTCGCCCTCACGGTGTCGGCCATGTATCCCTCACTTGGCTGCTGAACCCCTCCTTTGGGGGTCTCAAACAGGACCTAGCGGAGCTTCAGGAACACGCCAGGCAAACCAGCCCCTTTGGGATAGGCGCCTTGATCCACGGAGAAGGCGTGAACGGATTCCTGCACGCCCAAGGCTTCCAATTCCCCACGGCATGGGCGCAGGCAACCACCTGGGAACCTGAGCTTGTTGGTCAAGTCGGCTCCATGGTGGGAGGGCAAATGCGCGCTGCCGGGGTCCATCTGGCATTCGCTCCCGTCCTGGACGTCGCAAGGGACCCCCGCTGGGGCCGCGTTCACGAAACTTACGGCGAAGACCCTGAACTCATTGCACAGATCGGGACCGCCTACATCCGGGGGGTACAAGGACAACATAACGACTCCGGTGTGCTCTGTGCCGCCAAGCATTTTGTGGGTTACGGAGCATCCGAAGGCGCCCTTAATCAGGCAATGGCATCCTTGGGCCGGCGGACCATCGCAGATGTCTACGCGGAGCCCTTCCGCCGCGCCATCACTGAGGCAGGCCTCTCATTGGTCATGAACTCCTACAACGAGATTGACGGGACCCCCTCCGTTGCCGATTCATGGCTGCTCACCGACTTCCTCCGCGGACAGCTCGGCTTCAGCGGCCTTGTCGTGAGCGACTACGATGCCGTCAGCATGCTATTGAAGACGTACCACACCGCCGCAACCGCCGGCCAAGCGGCAGCTCAGGCATTGACAGCCGGGCTCGACGTCGAACTCCCAGGCAACGAAACATTCGGGTCCCTGCGCGATGAAATCGCCAGTGGCCGTCTGGCCGAACACGTCCTGGACACCGCCGTCGAACGTGTCCTGACACTCAAAGCCCGACTCGGGCTGATCCCGGATATGACACCACGGCCCAAACTCCAGCCAGCCCGGGACCCTCAGCCCAAGGACGCCGCGGCCCTGACACGCACGATCGCCGACAAGAGCATCGTGTTGCTGGACAACGACGGAACACTCCCGCTTAACCCGGCACGCCGGATCGCTGTCGTCGGTGAACTGGCCGATGAAATCCGCATCAACTTCGGGGCTTACACGGCGGTCGCCAACGAAGAGCAACCCTTGGGCATCATGCAGATCATGTCCGGCAAAGTCCGCGGAATCGACCCCGCAAACGCCATCTTCACCGATCTCTTCCAAACCCGCCTGCCTGGCATCGAGCCGGTATTCGAGGCACGCGCCCGCGAAATCCACCCTGAAACGCCCACGATTATCGACGCTATCCGGAAGGCGTCCCCGGGAGCGGGCTACCACCCGGTCGGCAGTGTTCACCAGGACGCCGCGCCCATCAACGAGGATGAGCTTGCCCTCAGCCTCGAGGATGTGGATACCGTGGTCGCAGTGGTCGGTGAGCGCACCGGATGGGTCGGCAACCACACAGCAGGGGAGGGACGCACCAGCGCCCTGGTTTCCCTGCCGGGCAACCAAGAACAGCTGATCCAGGCCCTCTCCCGGCTCGGCAAAAAAGTCGTCACTATAGTCATCACTGGCAGGCCGCTGCTCCTCGAAGCCGTCGTCACCTCGTCAGCCGCGACCATCATCGCCCCACTGCTCGGTGAACATGCAGGGCCAGCCCTGGCCGACGTCGTATTCGGCAACACCAACCCCAGCGGAAAGCTGCCCTCCAGCTTCCCCCGGCACCTCGGCCAGTTACCCCTCTATCACGGACACAAGTACGGCAGCGGCTACGACCACCCCACCGGCACCCGCCACGGGTACACGGATCTGCCCGAGAACTCACCACTGTTCGCTTTCGGCCACGGACTGAGCTACACCACTTTCGAGACAACACTCGAAGAAGTAACGGCAAGAGCTGATGAACTTACGGTCCGTGCCACGGTACACAACACCGGCGCCACCAGCGGAGACACCGTCTTGCAGGTCTATGCCCGCGACGAGGCCGCAGTCATCGTCCGGCCGGTACGACAGCTCGTCGCCTTCCAGAGGGTATCCCTGGCCGCCGGAGAACAACAGACCCTCAAATTCGCAGTCCCTCTCACCCGGCTCGCCTACAGCATCTCGGAAGACCATCGAATGCTCGAAGCCGGGGACCTGACTGTCATGGTGGGCTTCGCCAGCGATGACGTTCGCGCTGAAAAGACCATTCAGAATGCGCAGGTAGTCGCGGGCTAA